One Burkholderia cepacia genomic window carries:
- a CDS encoding TonB-dependent copper receptor — translation MLKLTMPALAASAMTAACAATGAARAEGAAPAVQAGAADLLPAIEVVASPLTTPLVVVTDPKTPRQPLPASDGADYLKTIPGFTSIRSGGTNGDLVLRGMFGSRLNILANGMSTLGACPGRMDAPTSYIAPESYDKVTVLKGPQTVLYGPGASAGTVLFERVTPRFDKPGMRFEGSLVGGSFGRNDQNIDVTAGTPDVYGRVTANHAHSQDYKDGNGNTVPSQWDKWNADAALGWTPDDHTRVELTAGTGDGYARYAGRGMDGAHFRRETFGLSFDKEHIGDVLDRIEARVYYNEADHVMDNYTLRQPDPTSSMPMRMASEVRRRTFGARAAATFRFADDFKLVAGMDAQSNRLDSRSAMGRQNYGDQPWDAQATMWNAGVFGELTWYASEVSRVIGGVRVDHAGARDKRATTSGMMKSKPNPTFDDDRTRVLPSGFIRYERDLASLPVTWYAGIGHTERYPDYWELFSAKRGPAGSVNAFSAVQPEKTTQLDIGAQYKSDRLDAWVSAYAGYVQDFILFNYSAGMMGPTTQATNVNAQIMGGEAGVSWRPVAPLRVETSLAYAWGRNVASGDPLPQMPPLEARVGLEYTRGAWSAGGLWRIVAPQHRYALNEGNVVGKDFGPSAGFGVLALHAQYNVSKTVQISVGVDNVLNKAYTEHLNLAGNAGFGYAANTPVTEPGRTAWVRVSAKM, via the coding sequence ATGCTGAAACTCACGATGCCCGCGCTGGCCGCCAGCGCGATGACGGCCGCCTGCGCGGCAACCGGCGCCGCGCGTGCGGAGGGCGCTGCGCCGGCCGTGCAAGCCGGCGCAGCCGACCTGCTGCCGGCCATCGAAGTCGTCGCATCGCCGCTGACGACGCCGCTCGTCGTCGTCACGGATCCGAAGACCCCGCGCCAGCCGCTGCCCGCCAGCGACGGCGCGGATTACCTGAAGACCATCCCGGGCTTCACGTCGATCCGCAGCGGCGGCACCAACGGCGACCTCGTGCTGCGCGGGATGTTCGGCTCGCGGCTGAACATCCTGGCGAACGGGATGTCGACGCTCGGCGCATGTCCGGGCCGGATGGATGCGCCGACGTCGTATATCGCACCGGAAAGCTATGACAAGGTCACCGTCCTCAAGGGGCCGCAGACCGTGCTGTACGGCCCCGGCGCATCGGCCGGCACCGTGCTGTTCGAGCGCGTGACACCGCGATTCGACAAGCCCGGCATGCGCTTCGAGGGCAGCCTGGTCGGCGGGTCGTTCGGCCGCAACGACCAGAACATCGACGTGACGGCCGGCACGCCGGACGTCTACGGCCGCGTGACCGCGAACCACGCGCATTCGCAGGACTACAAGGACGGCAACGGCAACACCGTGCCGTCGCAGTGGGACAAATGGAACGCCGATGCGGCGCTCGGCTGGACGCCGGACGACCACACGCGCGTCGAACTGACCGCCGGCACCGGCGACGGCTATGCGCGCTACGCGGGGCGCGGAATGGACGGCGCGCATTTCCGCCGCGAGACGTTCGGCCTGTCGTTCGACAAGGAGCATATCGGCGACGTGCTCGACCGGATCGAGGCGCGCGTGTACTACAACGAAGCCGATCACGTGATGGACAACTACACGTTGCGGCAACCGGACCCGACCAGCAGCATGCCGATGCGGATGGCGTCGGAAGTGCGGCGTCGCACGTTCGGCGCGCGCGCAGCCGCGACGTTCCGTTTTGCCGACGACTTCAAGCTCGTGGCGGGCATGGATGCGCAGTCGAACCGGCTCGACTCGCGCTCGGCGATGGGGCGGCAGAACTACGGCGACCAGCCGTGGGATGCGCAGGCGACGATGTGGAACGCGGGCGTGTTCGGCGAACTGACGTGGTACGCGAGCGAAGTGTCGCGCGTGATCGGCGGCGTGCGCGTCGACCATGCGGGCGCACGCGACAAGCGCGCGACGACGAGCGGCATGATGAAGAGCAAGCCGAATCCGACCTTCGACGACGATCGCACGCGCGTGCTGCCGAGCGGCTTCATCCGCTACGAACGCGATCTCGCGTCGCTGCCCGTCACGTGGTACGCGGGGATCGGCCATACGGAGCGTTATCCCGACTACTGGGAGCTGTTCTCGGCGAAGCGCGGGCCGGCCGGTTCGGTCAACGCGTTCTCGGCGGTGCAGCCGGAGAAGACCACGCAGCTCGACATCGGCGCGCAATACAAGAGCGACCGGCTCGATGCGTGGGTGTCGGCCTACGCGGGCTACGTGCAGGACTTCATCCTGTTCAACTATTCGGCCGGCATGATGGGCCCGACCACGCAGGCGACCAACGTCAATGCGCAGATCATGGGCGGCGAGGCGGGCGTGTCGTGGCGGCCGGTTGCGCCGCTGCGCGTCGAGACGTCGCTCGCGTATGCGTGGGGGCGCAACGTGGCAAGCGGCGATCCGCTGCCGCAGATGCCGCCGCTCGAGGCGCGCGTCGGGCTCGAATACACGCGTGGTGCGTGGTCGGCAGGGGGCCTGTGGCGCATCGTTGCGCCGCAGCATCGCTATGCCCTGAACGAGGGCAACGTGGTCGGCAAGGACTTCGGCCCGAGCGCCGGATTCGGCGTGCTCGCGCTGCATGCGCAGTACAACGTGAGCAAGACCGTGCAGATCTCGGTGGGCGTCGACAACGTGCTGAACAAGGCCTATACCGAGCACCTGAACCTCGCCGGCAACGCGGGCTTCGGCTACGCGGCCAACACGCCCGTGACCGAGCCGGGGCGCACGGCGTGGGTGCGCGTCAGCGCGAAGATGTGA
- a CDS encoding esterase/lipase family protein, with protein MARTMRSRVAAGAVACAMSIAPFAGMTALATVATTRAAVAATAPADDYAATRYPIILVHGLTGTDKYAGVLEYWYGIQEDLQQNGATVYVANLSGFQSDDGPNGRGEQLLAYVKTVLAATGATKVNLIGHSQGGLTSRYVAAVAPDLVASVTTIGTPHRGSEFADFVQNVLSYDPTGLSSSVIAAFVNVFGLLTSSSHNTNQDALAALQTLTTARAATYNQKFPSAGLGAPGSCQTGAPTETVGGNTHLLYSWAGTAIQPTISVFGVTGATDTSTLALVDPANALDSSTLALLGSGTVMINRGAGPNDGVVSKCSALFGKVLSTNYKWNHLDEINQLLGVRGAYAEDPVAVIRAHANRLKLAGV; from the coding sequence ATGGCCAGAACGATGCGTTCCAGGGTGGCGGCAGGGGCAGTGGCATGCGCGATGAGCATCGCGCCGTTCGCGGGCATGACCGCGCTCGCGACGGTTGCGACGACACGCGCGGCGGTGGCGGCAACCGCACCGGCCGACGATTACGCGGCGACGCGTTACCCGATCATTCTCGTGCACGGGCTGACGGGCACCGACAAGTACGCCGGCGTGCTCGAGTATTGGTACGGCATCCAGGAGGACCTGCAACAGAACGGTGCGACCGTCTACGTCGCGAACCTGTCGGGTTTCCAGAGCGACGACGGCCCGAACGGGCGCGGCGAACAGTTGCTCGCTTACGTGAAGACGGTGCTCGCGGCGACGGGTGCGACCAAGGTCAACCTGATCGGCCACAGCCAGGGCGGCCTCACGTCGCGCTACGTCGCGGCCGTCGCGCCCGATCTCGTTGCGTCGGTGACGACGATCGGCACGCCGCATCGCGGCTCCGAATTCGCCGACTTCGTGCAGAACGTGCTGTCGTACGATCCGACCGGGCTGTCGTCGTCGGTGATCGCCGCGTTCGTCAATGTGTTCGGTCTCCTGACGAGCAGCAGCCACAACACCAACCAGGACGCGCTCGCCGCACTGCAGACGCTGACCACGGCGCGGGCCGCGACCTATAACCAGAAATTCCCGAGCGCGGGTCTCGGTGCGCCGGGCTCGTGCCAGACCGGTGCGCCGACCGAAACCGTCGGCGGCAACACGCACCTGCTGTATTCGTGGGCCGGCACGGCGATCCAGCCGACGATCTCCGTGTTCGGCGTCACGGGCGCGACGGACACGAGCACCCTTGCGCTCGTCGATCCGGCGAACGCGCTCGACTCGTCGACGCTCGCACTGCTCGGCAGCGGCACGGTGATGATCAACCGCGGCGCCGGTCCGAACGACGGCGTCGTGTCGAAATGCAGTGCGCTGTTCGGCAAGGTGCTGAGCACGAACTACAAGTGGAACCACCTCGACGAGATCAACCAGCTGCTCGGCGTGCGTGGCGCATATGCGGAAGATCCGGTCGCGGTGATCCGCGCGCATGCGAACCGGCTGAAGCTGGCGGGCGTGTAA
- a CDS encoding lipase secretion chaperone — protein MTARDDRAPRWRRATAVAVAALVVAGGVWIGRGAALHHDAGSARASADAMTLGGAAPALPPDAASAGLPPSLAGSSAPRLPLEAGGHLAKSRAVRDFFDYCLTAQSDLGAAALDALVAREIAAQLDGTVAQPEALDVWHRYRTYLAELAKLPAAGAVADKSDIGALELALDQRMSIARRTLGEWNEPFFSDEQWRQRYDLARLKIAQDRTLTDAQKAERLAALEQQLPPGARAERQRVAQQQAAIAQIAQLQKSGATPDAMRAQLTQSLGPEVAERAARMQQDDVAWQRRYTDYAAQRDQISALGLSPQDRDAQIAALRQRVFTKPGEAVRAASLDRGAAAPR, from the coding sequence ATGACGGCACGTGACGATCGCGCGCCGCGCTGGCGGCGCGCCACAGCGGTGGCCGTCGCGGCGCTGGTCGTCGCGGGCGGCGTGTGGATCGGGCGCGGCGCCGCGTTGCATCACGACGCGGGTTCCGCGCGCGCATCGGCGGATGCAATGACGCTCGGCGGCGCGGCCCCGGCGCTGCCGCCGGACGCGGCGAGCGCGGGCCTGCCGCCGTCGCTCGCCGGCTCCAGCGCGCCCCGTTTGCCGCTCGAGGCCGGCGGCCATCTCGCGAAGTCGCGCGCGGTGCGGGATTTCTTCGACTACTGCCTGACCGCGCAGAGCGACCTGGGTGCGGCCGCGCTCGACGCGCTGGTCGCGCGCGAGATCGCCGCGCAGCTCGACGGTACCGTTGCGCAGCCGGAAGCGCTCGACGTCTGGCACCGGTACCGCACGTACCTGGCCGAATTGGCGAAGCTGCCGGCCGCGGGCGCCGTCGCCGACAAGTCCGATATCGGCGCGCTGGAGCTCGCGCTCGACCAGCGCATGTCGATCGCGCGGCGCACGCTCGGCGAATGGAACGAACCGTTCTTCAGTGACGAACAGTGGCGGCAGCGCTACGACCTCGCGCGGCTGAAGATCGCGCAGGACCGCACGCTGACCGACGCGCAGAAAGCCGAGCGGCTTGCCGCGCTGGAGCAACAGCTGCCGCCCGGCGCACGCGCCGAACGGCAGCGCGTCGCGCAGCAACAGGCTGCGATCGCGCAGATCGCGCAGCTGCAGAAGTCGGGTGCGACGCCGGACGCGATGCGCGCGCAATTGACCCAGTCGCTCGGCCCGGAGGTGGCGGAGCGCGCCGCGCGCATGCAGCAGGACGACGTCGCGTGGCAGCGCCGTTACACCGACTATGCGGCGCAACGCGACCAGATTTCCGCATTGGGGCTGTCGCCGCAGGATCGCGACGCGCAGATCGCCGCGCTGCGGCAGCGCGTGTTCACGAAGCCCGGCGAAGCCGTGCGCGCGGCGTCGCTCGATCGCGGCGCGGCGGCCCCTCGGTAA
- a CDS encoding PLP-dependent aminotransferase family protein, which produces MDTVILADWLSARLDRSSPEPMYRQLLQWMQQAILTGELGPGTKLPSSRTLAADLSIARNTVLHVYDQLTAEGYVLTTTGSGTYVADTRPDAAAIHVPGAAPPPSSADAAPQPDAQGGLSMRGRQLIEHAGVSRRQWGAFMPGVPDVSEFPSRTWSRLQARLWKEANPELLTYAPGGGYRPLRRALADYLRVARSVKCSPDQVIITTGIHQSIDLAVRLLSDIGDRAWVEEPCYWGVRSVLQAAGLTLTPVPVDQEGLDPRASDMQHPPRLVLVTPSHQYPLGMVMSLARRRMLLEYARQHRCWIIEDDYDSEFRYGSRPLASLQGLDDGGRVIYVGSLGKMLFPGLRMGYMVVPEHLVDTFRTGLSELYREGQLMQQAVLAEFIMDGHLTSHVRRMRTLYGERRQLMIDAIRARFGDALPVMGDEAGLHLVLGLPDACDDRAVTQSAFDAGVIVRPLTSYYSSLDTARRGLLLGYACVAHEGIGPAFDTLATTIERHLPRRATRAA; this is translated from the coding sequence TTGGATACCGTGATCCTCGCCGACTGGCTCTCCGCGCGCCTCGACCGTAGCTCGCCCGAGCCGATGTACCGGCAGTTGCTGCAGTGGATGCAGCAGGCCATCCTGACCGGAGAATTGGGGCCAGGAACCAAGCTGCCAAGTTCACGCACGCTCGCGGCCGACCTGTCGATCGCGCGCAATACCGTGCTGCACGTGTACGACCAGCTGACGGCCGAAGGCTATGTGCTGACGACCACCGGCAGCGGCACCTATGTGGCCGACACGCGGCCGGATGCCGCCGCGATCCACGTGCCGGGCGCCGCGCCGCCGCCGTCGAGCGCCGATGCAGCGCCGCAGCCGGACGCGCAGGGCGGCCTGTCGATGCGCGGCCGGCAACTGATCGAGCATGCAGGGGTATCGCGACGCCAATGGGGCGCGTTCATGCCGGGCGTGCCGGACGTGTCGGAGTTCCCGAGCCGGACGTGGAGCCGCCTGCAGGCGCGGCTGTGGAAGGAAGCGAATCCCGAGCTGCTGACCTATGCGCCGGGCGGCGGCTACCGGCCGTTGCGGCGCGCGCTCGCCGATTACCTGCGCGTCGCGCGCTCGGTCAAATGCTCGCCGGACCAGGTGATCATCACGACGGGCATCCACCAGTCGATCGATCTCGCGGTGCGGCTGCTGTCCGACATCGGCGATCGCGCGTGGGTCGAGGAACCGTGTTACTGGGGGGTGCGAAGCGTCTTGCAGGCGGCCGGCCTCACGCTGACGCCGGTGCCGGTCGACCAGGAAGGGCTCGACCCGCGCGCCAGCGACATGCAGCATCCGCCTCGGCTCGTGCTCGTCACGCCGTCGCACCAGTACCCGCTCGGGATGGTGATGAGCCTCGCACGGCGCCGGATGCTGCTCGAATACGCGCGGCAGCACCGCTGCTGGATCATCGAGGACGACTACGACAGCGAGTTCCGCTACGGCAGCCGCCCGCTCGCGTCGCTGCAGGGGCTCGACGACGGCGGCCGCGTGATCTACGTCGGCAGCCTCGGCAAGATGCTGTTCCCGGGGCTGCGGATGGGCTACATGGTCGTGCCCGAGCATCTGGTCGACACGTTCCGCACCGGGTTGTCGGAGCTGTACCGCGAGGGCCAGTTGATGCAGCAGGCCGTGCTCGCCGAATTCATCATGGACGGCCACCTGACTTCGCACGTCAGGCGGATGCGCACGCTGTACGGCGAGCGCCGGCAGCTGATGATCGACGCGATCCGCGCGCGCTTCGGCGACGCGCTGCCCGTGATGGGTGACGAGGCCGGCCTGCATCTCGTGCTCGGCCTGCCCGACGCCTGCGACGATCGCGCGGTCACGCAGAGCGCGTTCGATGCGGGCGTGATCGTGCGCCCGCTCACCAGCTACTACAGCAGCCTCGACACCGCGCGGCGCGGCCTGCTGCTCGGTTATGCCTGCGTCGCGCACGAAGGCATCGGGCCGGCGTTCGACACGCTCGCGACGACGATCGAACGGCACCTGCCACGGCGGGCGACGCGCGCGGCATGA